A stretch of Colletotrichum lupini chromosome 2, complete sequence DNA encodes these proteins:
- a CDS encoding dihydroxy-acid dehydratase, with product MSADQAGRVPGDAEETSYKDSHDYIQFKEHPIEGQLNRWSHTITREHDFPGAQAMLYGAGVPNKEMMKKAPHVGIATVWWEGNPCNTHLLDFGKIVKKAVEKQGMLGWQFNTVGVSDAITMGGEGMRFSLQTREIIADSIESVTCAQHHDANISIPGCDKNMPGTIMAAARHNRPFIMIYGGTIMKGHSDLLEKPINISTCYEARGAFTYDRLHAKTNPGSEGRTPSDVLDDIEQHACPGAGACGGMYTANTMATAIEAMGLSLPGSSSYPALSPEKARECERAATTIKITMEKDLRPRKLMTRAAFENALVLTMILGGSTNGVLHFLAMANTADVPLTIDDIDRTSNRIPFLADLAPSGKYYMEDLYKVGGTPSVLKMLVAANLIDGSIMTVTGRTLAENVADWPSLDPNQKIIRPLSNPIKATGHIRILRGNLAPEGAVAKITGKEGLTFTGKARVFDKEHELDVALSAGSIRREDGNLVLIVRYEGPKGGPGMPEQLRASAAIMGAGLDNVALVTDGRYSGASHGFIIGHVCPEAAVGGPLALVKNGDTVTINGETNRIDAVDVDEAEMERRKKEWKAPLPHVRRGALGKYARLVGDASHGAVTDAADPSW from the exons ATGAGCGCAGACCAAGCAGGCCGCGTCCCAGGCGACGCTGAAGAGACCAGCTACAAGGACAGCCACGATTACATCCAGTTCAAGGAGCACCCCATTGAAGGACAACTCAACCGTTGGTCGCACACAATCACGAGGGAACATGACTTTCCCGGCGCACAG GCCATGCTGTACGGCGCTGGCGTGCCGAACAAGGAGATGATGAAGAAGGCGCCGCATGTTGGTATTGCAACAGTGTGGTGGGAGGGCAATCCTTGCAA CACGCATC TGCTCGATTTCGGCAAGATTGTGAAAAAGGCTGTTGAGAAGCAGGGCATGCTCGGCTGGCAGTTCAACACCGTCGGCGTGTCAGACGCCATCACCATGGGAGGAGAAG GCATGCGCTTCTCCCTCCAGACTCGCGAAATCATTGCCGATAGTATCGAATCGGTGACTTGCGCACAGCACCACGACGCCAACATCTCTATTCCGGGTTGCGATAAGAACATGCCGGGTACGATCATGGCCGCCGCGCGTCACAACCGTCCCTTTATCATGATTTACGGCGGTACCATCATGAAGGGTCACTCGGACCTTCTGGAGAAGCCCATCAACATCAGCACTTGCTACGAGGCTCGCGGTGCTTTCACATACGACCGCCTCCACGCAAAGACCAACCCCGGCTCGGAAGGCCGCACCCCGTCCGACGTCCTCGACGATATTGAGCAGCACGCTTGCCCCGGCGCCGGTGCTTGCGGAGGTATGTACACGGCAAACACCATGGCGACTGCGATTGAGGCAATGGGTCTGTCTCTCCCTGGATCTTCATCATACCCGGCTCTGTCCCCGGAAAAGGCCCGCGAGTGCGAGCGCGCCGCTACCACTATCAAGATCACCATGGAGAAGGACCTCCGCCCTCGCAAGCTTATGACCCGAGCCGCCTTTGAGAACGCTCTAGTGCTCACCATGATCCTCGGCGGTTCCACCAACGGCGTCCTTCACTTCCTCGCCATGGCCAACACGGCCGATGTGCCCCTGACGATCGACGACATCGACCGCACCAGCAACCGTATTCCCTTCCTCGCCGACCTTGCCCCGTCAGGAAAGTACTACATGGAGGATCTCTACAAAGTAGGCGGCACGCCCTCCGTTCTAAAGATGCTCGTCGCAGCCAACCTCATCGATGGCTCCATCATGACGGTGACGGGCCGCACCCTCGCCGAAAACGTCGCAGACTGGCCCTCCCTCGACCCGAACCAGAAGATCATTCGTCCGCTCTCGAATCCGATCAAAGCGACGGGCCACATCCGCATCCTCCGCGGAAACCTCGCTCCCGAAGGCGCTGTCGCCAAAATCACCGGCAAGGAAGGCCTCACCTTCACGGGCAAGGCCCGCGTCTTCGACAAGGAGCACGAGCTCGACGTTGCGCTGTCGGCGGGCTCTATCCGCCGAGAGGACGGCAACCTCGTTCTCATTGTCCGGTACGAGGGTCCCAAAGGCGGACCAGGCATGCCGGAGCAGCTCCGCGCCAGCGCGGCGATCATGGGTGCCGGGCTGGATAACGTGGCGCTCGTGACGGATGGAAGGTACAGCGGTGCGTCCCACGGCTTCATCATCGGCCACGTCTGTCCCGAGGCGGCGGTCGGCGGGCCGCTTGCGCTTGTGAAGAACGGAGATACGGTTACCATCAACGGTGAGACGAATCGCATCGACGCTGTTGATGTTGACGAGGCTGAGATGGAGAGGCGGAAGAAGGAGTGGAAGGCTCCCTTGCCGCATGTGAGGAGAGGTGCTTTGGGCAAGTATGCGAGGTTGGTGGGTGATGCCAGTCATGGAGCCGTCACGGACGCGGCGGATCCGTCGTGGTAG
- a CDS encoding glycolipid 2-alpha-mannosyltransferase, giving the protein MTGDGVPISLLDCVVVVAGAVSMVPAVTLRCKMEDGTWNLEGAYGVPFHETLCSTQLITSQTGSTRQALSQSTTYHEGSSLTVNSAHRLQQQGLAKQPRSPLPLPLPHPHHTLSISECRVFPPPSTRSLKTVQSQLLTPRLRSALHYHHKPDALLEGNLVPAARSRTAPLGNSHRPRKPRVNQPFSFFACVCCFDSTRLCISLLIFDDTSFNATLGAIPSLIRHLSTTTPPNTTSLLHTTAGHAAKATSTSPQLPTADEKPATKAARQNRLTSRLAFFRRPLRLRGNSSISVPLGVVILFPLIVVILILVLFVRHPSSPGRILMPAGAPPAISEEHDKVFVTGCLEPDTSRPKANGAFVVLARNQELEGVIQSIKSIERHFNRWYHYPYVFLNDGDFNETFKEVVTNYTSAPVEFGKVGPEMWGYPDWIDHKVAKEGIAKQGDAAVMYGGLESYHAMCRFYSGFFYKHELLAKYNWYWRLEPEIKYFCDITYDPFWAMIDANKTYGFTIAVKELRETVPNIFRYASAYKRLKGLKSKGLWEMFVDPVEKKEEPVTDQSPLPEEVLRADPNRNNLPDIDPEAMEGESYNMCHFWSNFEIASLDWFRGKEYEEFFEMMDRSGGFWMERWGDAPIHSLAAGALLSPRDIHYFRDFGYRHTTIQHCPANAPARQLPRQPYLETTTLDEKKRIEEDKYWENWDAEKENGVGCRCRCDTDIVDVEGKEGSCLAEWVDPAYERWHQSRRKRHKKELYIDEAETSDSLSSQKGVSLMLARMGVMALPLQVLLEFFGS; this is encoded by the exons ATGACAGGAGACGGCGTCCCTATCTCGCTACTGGATTGCGTGGTCGTGGTGGCAGGTGCCGTGAGCATGGTGCCTGCCGTCACATTGAGGTGTAAAATGGAAGATGGAACTTGGAACTTGGAAGGCGCCTACGGTGTCCCCTTCC ACGAGACCCTTTGCTCGACGCAATTGATCACATCCCAAACCGGCTCAACCCGTCAGGCCcttt CACAATCGACCACATACCACGAGGGTAGTAGTCTCACCGTCAACTCCGCCCATCGACTGCAACAGCAAGGCCTAGCAAAGCAACCGCGCTCTCCGCTTCCGCTTCCGCTACCGCATCCACATCACACCCTCTCCATCAGCGAGTGCCGTGTCTTTCCTCCGCCTTCGACGCGAAGCCTGAAAACTGTTCAGTCTCAGCTTCTCACCCCCCGTCTTCGGTCAGCACTCCACTACCACCACAAACCCGACGCCTTGCTCGAGGGAAATCTCGTCCCTGCCGCTCGTTCACGTACCGCACCCCTTGGCAATTCGCATCGCCCACGCAAACCACGTGTCAATCAGCCTTTTTCGTTTTTCGCCTGCGTATGCTGCTTCGATAGCACACGGCTTTGCATTT CCCTACTAATCTTTGACGACACATCCTTCAACGCCACCCTTGGAGCCATCCCATCTCTCATCCGACATCTCTCTACCACAACACCGCCAAACACAACCTCCCTCCTTCACACAACTGCCGGCCACG CCGCAAAGGCGACCTCGACGTCGCCGCAACTGCCCACCGCCGACGAGAAGCCTGCCACAAAGGCCGCTCGCCAGAACAGATTGACCTCGCGACTTGCCTTCTTCAGAAGACCGCTGCGACTTCGCGGTAACTCGAGCATCTCGGTGCCCCTCGGCGTCGTCATCCTCTTCCCCTTGATCGTCGTTATCCTCATCCTCGTGCTCTTCGTTAGACACCCGAGCTCGCCTGGAAGGATATTGATGCCCGCAGGCGCCCCCCCTGCTATCAG CGAAGAGCACGACAAGGTCTTCGTCACTGGATGCCTCGAACCCGATACGAGCAGACCCAAGGCTAACGGTGCATTCGTCGTTCTGGCCCGCAACCAGGAGTTGGAAGGCGTCATTCAATCCATCAAGTCCATTGAGCGTCACTTCAACCGCTGGTACCACTACCCCTACGTCTTCCTGAACGATGGCGACTTCAATGAGACCTTCAAGGAGGTTGTCACCAACTACACCTCCGCTCCCGTTGAGTTTGGCAAGGTCGGTCCTGAGATGTGGGGTTACCCTGACTGGATCGACCACAAGGTCGCCAAGGAAGGCATCGCGAAGCAGGGTGACGCCGCTGTCATGTACGGTGGCTTGGAGAGCTACCACGCCATGTGCCGATTCTACTCTGG TTTCTTCTACAAGCACGAGCTCCTCGCCAAGTACAACTGGTACTGGCGTCTCGAGCCCGAGATCAAGTACTTCTGCGACATTACCTA TGATCCTTTCTGGGCCATGATCGATGCCAACAAGACCTACGGCTTCACCATCGCTGTCAAGGAACTCCGCGAGACTGTCCCCAACATCTTCAGATACGCTTCCGCCTACAAGCGCCTGAAAGGCCTCAAGTCCAAGGGCTTGTGGGAGATGTTCGTCGATCCCGTCGAGAAGAAGGAAGAGCCGGTCACCGACCAGTCTCCCCTGCCCGAAGAAGTTCTCCGTGCCGACCCCAACCGCAACAACCTGCCCGATATCGATCCCGAGGCTATGGAAGGCGAGTCGTACAACATGTGTCATTTCTGGTCCAATTTCGAAATTGCTAGCCTTGACTGGTTCCGCGGCAAGGAGTACGAAGAGTTCTTCGAGATGATGGACCGCAGTGGAGGCTTCTGGATGGAACGC TGGGGTGATGCCCCCATCCACTCCTTGGCAGCCGGCGCCCTCCTCTCCCCTCGCGACATCCACTACTTCCGTGACTTTGGATACCGACACACCACTATCCAGCACTGCCCCGCCAATGCGCCGGCCCGACAGCTGCCTAGACAGCCCTACCTCGAGACGACAACTCTTGACGAAAAGAAGCGCATCGAGGAAGACAAGTACTGGGAAAACTGGGACGCTGAGAAGGAGAACGGTGTCGGATGCAGATGCCGATGCGACACAGACATTGTAGACGTCGAGGGCAAGGAGGGATCGTGCCTTGCTGAATGGGTCGAT CCAGCATACGAGCGCTGGCACCAGTCACGGAGGAAACGACATAAAAAGGAATTGTATATTGATGAAGCGGAGACGTCAGACTCTTTGTCTTCACAGAAGGGTGTCTCATTAATGTTGGCACGCATGGGTGTAATGGCATTGCCATTACAGGTCTTGCTCGAGTTCTTTGGGAGTTAA
- a CDS encoding ribosomal protein L15, with the protein MPPRIVSPLHAATCCSRALRPSTNPTSLVSLFAGLSISTRNASILASLSDNKGAYNKRIRLGRGPSAGKGKTSGRGHKGQGQHGHVKPWFQGGQTPLIVQRGTKGFDNKRAPVMSKLNLDKLQQWIDAGRLDPTKQITVKEIIESGLIGSVKDGIKLLGRGKTDLRQPIDIMVSRASASAIDAVEGNGGKILTRFYTKQSIKRLLRGESQNTDKPLPVGKEYVESILSEARKKTFLYRLPDPTSREDIEYYRDPAHRGYLSHLLKEGESPSLYFKVPLARKRIEHADKESRKETKKVTRDNTLCFLQIVGLIALVSAAYNLAWPFFPFLRKSKLDRYLVPVHGKPAWALVTGASDGIGKGLANELARRGFNVVLHGRNDVKLEEVRHNLALANPDREFRIMVGDAGVLGAGQQPWDVMLAPLENLNLRVLVNNVGGGPAEPIMRRLDESSMEEIAANVHMNALFPTLLNAILIPRFTASSEPALIINVGSLSDNGLPLLSFYSGSKAYLGAMSTSMARELSMDGFDVEVMGVRIGAVATKPELMTPRVFWPSVEVIANAILDRVGCGRAVLIPYWGHAVQMAFLDLVPATLQDPLYKRIMVKMRSTEKKMFSKAK; encoded by the exons ATGCCGCCACGGATAGTATCGCCGCTGCATGCTGCGACATGCTGTAGCCGCGCCCTCCGCCCCTCCACGAACCCAACGAGCCTCGTCTCCCTCTTCGCTGGCCTGTCTATCAGCACCCGCAATGCCTCCATCCTCGCCAGCCTGAGCGACAACAAGGGAGCTTACAACAAGCGCATCAGACTCGGTCGTGGTCCTTCTGCCGGCAAGGGCAAGACGTCTGGAAGAGGTCACAAGGGTCAGGGACAGCATGGCCACGTCAAGCCGTGGTTCCAAGGTGGTCAGACACCGTTGATCGTGCAAAGGGGAACGAAGGGTTTCGACAACAA GCGCGCTCCCGTCATGTCCAAATTGAACCTCGACAAGCTCCAACAATGGATCGACGCCGGCCGCCTGGATCCTACGAAGCAAATCACCGTCAAGGAAATCATCGAGTCGGGCCTCATCGGCAGCGTCAAGGACGGCATCAAGCTCCTCGGCCGCGGCAAGACCGACCTCCGCCAGCCCATCGACATCATGGTCTCGCGcgcctccgcctccgccATTGACGCCGTCGAGGGCAACGGCGGCAAGATCCTCACCAGGTTCTATACCAAGCAGTCCATCAAGCGCCTCCTCCGAGGCGAGTCCCAGAACACGGATAAGCCCCTGCCCGTCGGCAAGGAGTACGTCGAGAGCATCCTCTCCGAGGCTCGCAAGAAGACGTTCCTCTACAGATTGCCCGACCCCACGAGCCGTGAGGATATTGAGTACTACCGCGACCCCGCCCACCGCGGTTACTTGAGCCACTTGCTCAAGGAGGGCGAGTCGCCGTCTTTGTACTTCAAGGTGCCGCTTGCGAGAAAGCGCATCGAGCACGCCGACAAGGAGTCGCGCAAGGAGACTAAGAAGGTTACCCGCGACAACACCCTTTG CTTCCTTCAAATAGTCGGGCTCATCGCCCTCGTCAGCGCGGCATACAACCTCGCATGGCCCTTCTTCCCCTTCCTCCGCAAATCCAAACTCGACCGCTACCTCGTCCCCGTCCACGGCAAACCAGCCTGGGCCCTTGTCACCGGCGCAAGCGACGGCATAGGCAAAGGTCTTGCCAACGAGCTGGCCCGGCGGGGCTTCAACGTCGTCCTCCACGGCCGCAACGACGTCAAGCTGGAAGAGGTGCGGCACAACCTCGCGCTCGCGAATCCGGACAGGGAGTTTCGCATCATGGTTGGCGATGCCGGGGTTCTCGGAGCCGGGCAGCAGCCGTGGGATGTTATGCTTGCGCCGCTGGAGAATTTGAACCTGCGCGTGCTTGTCAACAATGTCGGCGGCGGACCGGCGGAGCCGATCATGAGGAGGCTAGATGAGTCGTCGATGGAGGAGATTGCGGCCAACGTGCACATGAATGCTCTGTTTCCAACGCTGCTCAACGCTATACTGATTCCGCGGTTCACTGCGTCGTCGGAACCCGCGCTGATTATCAATGTCGGGTCACTATCGGATAACGGATTACCGCTGCTGTCTTTTTATAGCGGGAGCAAGGCGTATCTCGGCGCCATGTCGACGTCCATGGCAAGGGAGCTGTCGATGGACGGATTCGATGTCGAGGTCATGGGCGTGCGGATTGGGGCGGTGGCGACGAAGCCGGAGCTGATGACGCCGCGGGTATTCTGGCCTTCGGTTGAAGTTATTGCGAATGCCATCTTGGACCGGGTCGGGTGCGGGAGGGCGGTGCTGATTCCGTACTGGGGCCACGCGGTACAGATGGCGTTTTTGGACCTGGTGCCTGCGACCTTGCAGGATCCGTTGTATAAGAGGATTATGGTGAAGATGAGGTCTACGGAGAAGAAGATGTTCAGCAAGGCGAAGTGA
- a CDS encoding sorting nexin mvp-1 — MSLFGSSPPADSPSNTSAAPSRSLFDEGSMSKSGSNSLFTDDDLAGAESSPWDMPTPRKKQSRADVVRNLLSASDVPEPYIETFDTVVREDGSGGRVNAGGIAKLFAAARLGADQQAQIMSMVVPAAGGDIAVGRGEFNVLLALIALSQEGDHISLDTHQQTPTFVLPTLLCHDLGTLFAELSYPTLATIPPSYLATTYQCAQSLAGLTAAPVMPPVSELAAKPPQAPATPVQDTPSPPSPPPPQPTTLRRPPMDFPEPEDPWNSPDVHKGHAHAIAESPSRTNGASPQRPAANGNGNGNGHYSTSPSTAIAGRTISSYTSAAIGSERSSGRQDVNTGTSPGGGWGGYFDGNTTGGGFSEPPQNNQVTSPFGGASGGRDANLNPATVPSLRPAVSGRSGSSVEENVVITLMPEKEGLFMFQHHNYEVASVRRGSKVIRRYSDFVWLLDCLHKRYPFRALPLLPPKRVAVNGNHFSNDGAFIEKRRRGLGRFLNALVRHPILSQEQLIIMFLTVPTELAVWRKQATISVQDEFSGRALPPNLEDSLPPTLEAMFDKTRSGIRRSAELYINICNVMDRLVKRSEGVAADHARIAMSLTSLTETSADTYASDTNDVPLLNDGLTSMSRHLRTCQTLLEDESKAWEEGVLEDLKRQRDALVSIRDLFDRRERLDKDNIPYLERRIQTNETKLASLRSKPDGMVKPGEIEKVVESILKDKESIVNQHNRSIFVKECIRDELIYFQTTQFHVSRWNQDWAQERVKYSEMLADNWRRLLDELDGMPLGD, encoded by the exons ATGTCCCTCTTCGGATCATCACCACCGGCGGATTCGCCCTCAAACACCTCTGCTGCGCCCTCGCGGTCGCTGTTCGACGAAGGCTCCATGTCAAAGTCCGGCTCCAATTCGCTCTTCACCGACGACGATCTCGCCGGAGCCGAGAGCTCACCCTGGGACATGCCCACTCCGAGGAAGAAGCAGTCGCGCGCCGATGTCGTCCGCAACCTCTTGTCCGCCTCCGACGTCCCCGAGCCCTACATTGAGACCTTTGACACAGTCGTGCGCGAAGATGGCAGCGGAGGGCGCGTCAACGCAGGTGGCATAGCCAAGCTATTCGCTGCTGCGCGCCTGGGAGCCGACCAGCAGGCGCAGATCATGTCCATGGTTGTGCCAGCTGCAGGTGGCGACATTGCTGTCGGACGCGGCGAGTTCAACGTCCTGCTGGCTCTTATTGCCCTGTCACAGGAGGGCGACCACATCAGCCTCGACACC CACCAGCAAACACCCACTTTTGTCTTGCCCACCTTGTTATGTCATGACCTCGGCACCCTGTTCGCCGAGCTGAGCTACCCGACCCTCGCAACTATCCCTCCTTCGTACCTTGCTACCACTTATCAGTGCGCGCAATCT CTCGCCGGCTTGACTGCTGCTCCCGTGATGCCTCCCGTCTCCGAGCTGGCTGCCAAACCTCCTCAAGCCCCTGCAACCCCCGTCCAAGATACCCCATCGCCGCcctcaccgccgccgccgcagccCACCACTCTGCGCCGACCTCCGATGGACTTCCCAGAGCCAGAGGACCCATGGAACTCTCCCGATGTACACAAGGGCCACGCCCACGCCATCGCCGAGTCCCCCAGTAGAACCAACGGCGCCAGCCCCCAGCGCCCTGCAGCAAATGGCAATGGCAACGGCAATGGCCACTATAGCACGTCTCCCAGCACCGCCATCGCCGGTCGAACCATCTCTTCCTACACATCTGCGGCCATCGGCTCAGAGAGGAGTTCTGGGAGGCAGGATGTAAACACCGGCACATCGCCGGGTGGTGGATGGGGCGGCTACTTTGATGGCAACACCACGGGAGGCGGCTTCAGCGAACCACCCCAAAACAACCAGGTCACAAGTCCTTTTGGCGGTGCAAGCGGTGGACGCGACGCGAATCTTAACCCTGCGACCGTGCCCTCTCTGCGGCCTGCCGTGAGCGGTCGTTCGGGAAGTTCTGTCGAGGAGAACGTCGTCATCACGTTGATGCCGGAGAAGGAAGGACTCTTCATGTTCCAACATCACAACTACGAGGTTGCGAGCGTCCGACGGGGTAGCAAGGTCATCAGGCGGTACAGCGACTTCGTCTGGCTTCTGGACTGCCTACACAAGCGGTATCCGTTCAGAGCTCTCCCTCTGCTGCCGCCTAAGCGTGTTGCTG TCAACGGTAACCACTTCTCTAATGACGGCGCATTTATCGAGAAGCGCCGCAGAGGCCTTGGGAGATTCCTCAATGCACTTGTCCGGCATCCCATTCTGAGCCAGGAACAGCTCATCATCATGTTCCTTACTGTCCCGACT GAACTGGCTGTATGGCGCAAGCAGGCCACCATCTCCGTTCAAGATGAATTCTCCGGACGTGCCTTGCCGCCTAACCTGGAAGACTCGCTGCCGCCCACCCTCGAGGCCATGTTTGATAAGACGCGCTCCGGTATCAGACGGTCAGCCGAGCTGTACATTAACATCTGCAACGTCATGGATCGTTTGGTGAAGCGCAGCGAGGGAGTTGCGGCGGACCATGCTCGTATTGCCATGTCTCTGACCTCACTCACCGAAACGAGTGCCGACACATACGCCAGCGACACCAACGATGTGCCTCTGCTCAATGATGGTCTGACGTCCATGAGCAGACACTTGAGAACGTGCCAGACGCTTTTGGAAGATGAGAGCAAGGCCTGGGAAGAGGGCGTGTTGGAGGATCTCAAGCGCCAACGAGATGCTCTCGTGAGCATCCGTGACTTGTTCGATCGCAGGGAACGTCTGGACAAGGACAATATTCCCTACCTTGAGCGAAGGATCCAGACAAATGAGACCAAGTTGGCCAGTCTCCGCAGCAAACCCGATGGCATGGTCAAGCCTGGTGAGATTGAGAAGGTGGTTGAGTCTATTCTCAAG GACAAGGAGTCCATCGTCAACCAACACAACCGATCCATCTTTGTCAAGGAGTGCATCCGTGACGAGCTCATCTACTTCCAGACCACCCAGTTCCACGTCTCGCGTTGGAACCAAGACTGGGCTCAGGAGCGCGTCAAGTACTCCGAAATGCTGGCCGACAATTGGCGCCGTCTTCTCGATGAGCTTGACGGCATGCCCCTCGGCGACTAA